From the genome of Torulaspora globosa chromosome 2, complete sequence, one region includes:
- the LAA1 gene encoding AP-1 complex accessory protein LAA1 (ancestral locus Anc_1.127): MSEAKLVERIESSVNKKHALLSWVALKLEEVNAEEALKDDDSRCEEFLGVCAEIDAFIRYNAGLPEDEQLDSYYVFQALSHLYGLYLTRLEKVRPGRIYDSAELLATVLAEDDVTIEVTEKKKKKSSKKRSYIRSAAKEMACIALIQFYETFNQQLSSLAPLLFGIIFKNLKKIMEKSKYAHATFATSLMQLLKAILKNVGGSSFYHEYFPKFSKLSKKVFEAICSDRQEFSTDMVSAIMEIWSYHFRRESFVKDNKHNLENAILANYSEGELGPLGFVNDFSRHVVARTLAEVMFDYFKISEVLGIEQILQFYATLFERSVTRDAQAGTFESIVHFLGLCLSADISFFEGSQYLEIVRTLASSIFSPSCTSNHRVDSMSRSLRYFVYMHTLLLPKIEESSKNLIVLQLLSPSQSAADTTSDYTINSDPENLWLNLALLDLAQLLLSELSSCFGNEKHLVDEVKKTLIRLSICDNFTLRIHASAVLKLFLSNFPQYLSGTIEGSLNALSKNFKQDDNFLYTANHGHALVIANLIACADKDYVSFELIMRITVFATSFIKNHTTTTTTPLYSKNLLCWILLIGCMNYKDDRYLQMQSSQLFLFWKVLLTHNYSSRHEDDLYRNLEIRNHALTCLLAFLGNDSIGNKAVAKQVSYLLTKCSSFNHAIIEKSDKIDKALLTNELRLLQIHLRLHKYIKDDFNSSLLILIMKNFSDPNLYSEGTHSLIESLTSVADGKKSSSEQTPNFGEPSVVTLLRQDDGFAYGLSSRLSGANVSELYVKDHGELRQHLSFESKQWSWNFEFENEITKPISCALSQDYLLTLYCAGGYSSSDKCSPKITTALIDASMEVFSLKFPFLNDKIKYSIIETLNSSMFCRTTSTLRNVAIAANTLVSINKALEVMHEEGITLEHSVGELLLKSVDKIKFDNDHLLTEMKAKCIGLVCGIINRNSDEDRAGKDMVTERVDILIDGLIKVDEPFTRVLRALSLVNIYRYRPADAPFCRIFDVILSLISDPHPVVHCWSLKAMHLLIDKHAAIDHTTASTLLGCLEDISTNPSYGMYGSSVLRYNYCLETDSHLTVGLILQSLSEAIGAYISELPANVCERFKYLIYGLAISNSTAHQLLALEIYANLAIFKNQNSLDDRIFIKLAESIVNGAILVGFSSACCNCHFMVKNGNIPNSFSSLSVMKCFDLFCLLTKLQKGHLFAQDLENSSWRWLFLSPSSKELQNYLFTWMGQSPEDEIKWFDKLYVIFHISKWRLFFSYYRTLNGLLKKIRFKKEGDEEIPSEEEKSIAQAELADFDGSQNSDLLPWRARLLILKMVKHLCLASARREGKSVLLSRKIPELIKLAFQASTSSVASVKSLGLDILRLVLKANSSLRSSESGPSELQQQEAQIVSAMMPAFNSGTPPDIVVSAIDLSAEILTSGISTVQEMHRVSQLLIDCLGIFNENKSSVRLGDVLIETQKSKKKIELSVLSAWAELTEKSVNTDELNLREFTENYWDILVPLWIISLREYAMVKYEGKQTDELTGGHIKESFFEKSKLELFEGAWLNMVVALSCVLEANPDVVLQRLSKTETESFMLILFIQCMEIVVKSLDDHEVLMKILPALHSLLMCCVPLDLLFEDGTNEEIVGVLDRIMTMGNNQEKLMLVRIINDLIMRYVKKNDTHDTFLQGIDKLYELLRLLIKPIAQLLPFIKYSSLENEVSRTAGLAEDEVRLLRASFSALESNVGKFDDLFKVDLYSCLLFMIGEIFESDAREEVIPIVLPLLKSVSRNLLSGSLNSCLMQTFFESIKKALFDQVQLTNQLAICFILLANNYPYFTESDLNRFISLILSGLRSSDTQAITMHGLRSLVNKGMSQHACRYIIRNLILEIFKSIGREDTQTVDLMFEFVQHFVKRVLDTEPKSAPTAMAVILSLELLYCGKDGVPDERVGGRMMTLIAMDKESFKIASSSLLDEKQRARIEHIIEKSPEFGSSGPSGRKADLLLKNFV; encoded by the coding sequence ATGAGTGAAGCTAAGTTGGTTGAAAGAATCGAGTCGTCAGTTAACAAGAAACACgctcttctttcttgggTCGCCTTAAAATTGGAAGAAGTGAACGCAGAAgaggctttgaaagatgatgatagCCGTTGCGAAGAATTTTTGGGCGTTTGTGCTGAAATCGATGCCTTTATAAGGTACAATGCGGGCCTACCAGAGGACGAACAACTAGATTCGTACTATGTCTTCCAAGCTCTCTCTCATTTATACGGACTGTATCTGACGCGACTGGAGAAGGTTAGACCTGGCAGAATTTATGACTCAGCAGAATTGTTAGCAACAGTTTTAGCGGAAGATGACGTTACAATCGAAGTaacagagaagaagaaaaagaagtcAAGCAAGAAGCGCAGCTATATTCGATCGGCTGCCAAGGAAATGGCATGTATCGCCCTGATACAGTTCTATGAAACGTTTAATCAGCAGTTATCTTCCTTGGCTCCGCTTCTTTTTGGAATTATCTTTAAAaatctcaagaagataaTGGAGAAAAGTAAGTATGCTCATGCAACTTTCGCTACTTCTCTAATGCAGCTCCTTAAGGCAATTTTAAAGAACGTGGGCGGTTCTTCCTTTTACCATGAATATTTTCCCAAGTTTTCCAAGCTGTCCAAGAAAGTCTTTGAAGCTATATGCTCGGATAGACAGGAGTTTTCAACTGACATGGTTTCAGCCATAATGGAAATCTGGTCGTACCACTTTCGGCGAGAATCTTTTGTGAAGGACAATAAGCATAACTTGGAAAATGCCATACTAGCCAACTACTCTGAAGGCGAACTAGGGCCGCTGGGATTCGTCAATGACTTCTCACGCCATGTCGTCGCGAGGACACTAGCCGAGGTTATGTTTGATTatttcaagatatcagaGGTTTTAGGTATTGAGCAAATTCTTCAGTTCTACGCAACGTTATTTGAGCGATCAGTCACTCGAGATGCTCAAGCTGGGACTTTTGAGTCGATTGTGCACTTCCTTGGATTATGCTTGTCAGCCGACATAAGCTTTTTCGAAGGCTCCCAATATTTGGAGATTGTCAGGACTTTAGCAAGCTCTATATTCAGTCCTTCATGTACCTCCAATCATAGGGTAGATTCGATGTCGAGGAGTTTACGGTATTTTGTTTATATGCATACGCTGTTGTTACCCAAGATAGAAGAGTCCTCCAAGAATCTAATCGTTTTACAACTGCTGAGCCCCAGCCAGAGTGCGGCTGACACAACTAGCGACTACACAATAAACAGCGATCCTGAAAATCTGTGGCTCAATTTAGCCCTCTTAGACCTGGCacagctgctgctgtctGAACTTTCGTCCTGCTTTGGTAACGAAAAGCACCTTGTTGACGAGGTTAAGAAGACTCTCATAAGGTTGAGCATTTGCGATAATTTCACTCTTCGGATACACGCCAGTGCGGTCCTCAAGCTTTTCTTATCTAACTTCCCACAATATCTGAGTGGAACAATAGAAGGATCCTTGAATGCCCTTTCAAAGAATTTCAAGCAGGATGATAATTTTCTCTATACTGCGAATCATGGTCATGCTCTAGTCATTGCCAATTTGATTGCCTGTGCTGATAAGGACTATGTTTCATTCGAGCTAATTATGAGGATTACTGTATTTGCTACCTCCTTCATCAAAAACCAtacgacgacgacaacCACACCTCTCTATTCCAAAAATCTACTTTGCTGGATTCTGTTAATAGGATGTATGAACTACAAGGATGATCGATATTTGCAGATGCAGTCCTCAcagctttttctcttttggaagGTGCTGCTCACGCACAACTACAGTTCCCGTCATGAAGACGACTTGTACAGAAATCTAGAGATAAGGAATCATGCTCTGACATGTCTATTGGCTTTCTTGGGTAATGATAGCATTGGAAACAAGGCTGTTGCAAAACAAGTTTCTTACTTATTGACCAAATGTTCCAGCTTTAATCATGCCAtaattgaaaaatctgaTAAAATCGACAAAGCGCTGCTCACAAATGAACTAAGACTACTGCAGATCCATCTCCGGCTTCACAAATACATCAAAGATGACTTTAATAGCTCTTTGTTAATTTTAATCATGAAAAACTTTTCAGATCCCAATCTTTACAGCGAAGGTACTCACTCTCTAATTGAATCGCTGACCTCTGTTGCAGATGGGAAGAAATCAAGCTCAGAGCAAACACCAAATTTTGGAGAACCATCGGTAGTCACTCTGTTACGCCAAGACGACGGTTTTGCCTACGGGCTTTCAAGCAGGCTTTCAGGAGCAAACGTTTCAGAGCTTTATGTAAAAGATCACGGCGAGCTCAGGCAGCATTTGAGTTTTGAATCCAAACAATGGAGTTGGAATTTCGAATTTGAGAATGAGATTACAAAGCCAATTTCCTGTGCACTTTCTCAAGATTATCTGCTAACGCTTTATTGCGCTGGAGGATACTCGTCATCGGACAAATGCAGCCCCAAGATCACAACTGCGTTGATTGATGCATCGATGGAGGTTTTTTCGTTAAAGTTTCCGTTCCTGAATGACAAGATAAAATACTCCATCATTGAAACTCTGAATTCCTCAATGTTTTGCAGAACCACTTCAACTTTACGAAACGTCGCTATTGCTGCTAACACGCTGGTATCTATAAACAAAGCCCTTGAAGTTATGCATGAAGAAGGGATTACTTTAGAGCACTCTGTTGGCGAACTGCTATTAAAATCGGTGGATaagatcaaatttgataATGACCATTTGTTGACGGAGATGAAGGCCAAATGTATAGGACTTGTTTGTGGTATTATTAATCGAAACAGCGATGAAGATAGAGCAGGAAAAGACATGGTTACCGAACGGGTCGATATTCTAATAGACGGACTGATAAAAGTAGATGAACCTTTCACACGGGTGCTCCGAGCGTTATCTTTGGTCAATATATATAGGTATCGTCCAGCAGATGCGCCCTTTTGCAGAATATTTGATGTCATTTTAAGTCTCATCAGCGATCCTCATCCTGTCGTTCATTGTTGGTCTCTAAAGGCAATGCACTTGCTCATAGATAAGCATGCTGCGATAGACCACACAACAGCTTCCACCCTACTTGGGTGTTTAGAAGATATCTCCACCAATCCATCGTATGGGATGTATGGATCATCAGTACTTAGATACAACTACTGTCTGGAAACCGATTCACATTTGACTGTTGGACTAATTCTCCAAAGTTTGAGCGAGGCGATTGGTGCTTACATCTCAGAACTCCCTGCTAACGTATGCGAAAGGTTCAAATATTTGATTTATGGGCTTGCGATCTCCAATTCTACGGCACACCAATTGTTAGCACTAGAAATTTACGCGAATTTGgcaatcttcaagaatcaGAACAGCTTGGATGATAGAATCTTTATAAAGCTGGCCGAATCAATTGTGAACGGCGCCATCCTCGTCGGGTTTTCCTCGGCTTGCTGTAACTGCCATTTTAtggtgaaaaatggaaATATTCCCAACTCATTCAGCTCCCTGAGCGTCATGAAATgttttgatctcttctgcttgctAACGAAACTTCAGAAGGGACATCTATTCGCTCAGGATCTTGAGAACTCCAGTTGGAGATGGCTTTTTTTATCCCCTTCATCGAAAGAGCTCCAAAATTATCTTTTCACCTGGATGGGTCAATCCccagaagatgagatcaagTGGTTTGATAAACTCTACGTGATTTTCCATATTAGCAAGTGGCGACTCTTCTTTAGTTATTACCGAACCTTGAATGGTttactgaagaagataagGTTTAAAAAAGAGGGTGACGAGGAAATTCCttctgaggaagagaaatCCATTGCGCAGGCCGAATTAGCTGATTTTGACGGCTCGCAAAATTCTGATTTGCTTCCGTGGCGTGCAAGATTGCTGATACTTAAAATGGTGAAGCATTTATGTTTAGCTTCTGCCCGAAGAGAGGGCAAATCCGTACTGTTAAGTCGAAAAATTCCAGAATTGATTAAACTGGCTTTTCAGGCTTCTACCAGCAGTGTAGCATCAGTGAAATCTTTAGGATTGGACATCCTGAGGCTAGTTTTGAAAGCTAACTCGTCTTTACGAAGCAGTGAGAGCGGACCCTCAGAGCTACAGCAGCAGGAGGCCCAAATTGTGAGCGCAATGATGCCCGCATTTAACTCAGGTACTCCGCCTGACATTGTGGTATCTGCCATAGACCTTTCAGCGGAAATTCTCACTTCCGGCATATCTACGGTACAAGAAATGCATAGAGTCTCTCAATTGCTCATCGACTGTCTTGGCATTTTTAATGAGAACAAATCATCTGTGAGACTGGGAGATGTGCTGATCGAGACCCAAAAGTCtaagaaaaaaattgagCTCTCAGTCCTAAGCGCCTGGGCTGAGTTGACAGAAAAGTCTGTTAATACTGATGAATTGAATCTCAGAGAGTTCACAGAGAACTATTGGGATATATTAGTGCCTCTTTGGATCATATCGTTGAGAGAGTATGCGATGGTAAAATATGAGGGCAAGCAGACAGATGAATTAACCGGAGGGCATATCAAGGAGTCtttttttgagaaaagtAAACTGGAGCTTTTTGAAGGCGCCTGGCTGAATATGGTTGTGGCATTAAGCTGTGTACTTGAAGCAAATCCTGACGTGGTTTTACAGCGCTTGAGCAAAACAGAGACAGAAAGCTTCATGTTAATTCTGTTTATACAATGCATGGAAATAGTCGTCAAATCTTTAGACGATCATGAAgtgttgatgaagattttACCTGCGTTGCATAGCTTGCTGATGTGTTGTGTTCCACTGGATCTCCTGTTCGAAGACGGCACAAACGAGGAAATAGTGGGCGTCCTAGATCGAATCATGACAATGGGAAATAATCAGGAAAAGCTGATGCTTGTTCGGATAATCAATGATTTGATCATGAGATATGTTAAGAAGAATGACACTCATGACACTTTTTTGCAAGGCATCGACAAGCTGTACGAATTACTGAGGCTTCTCATAAAGCCCATTGCacagcttcttccttttATTAAGTATAGCAGTTTGGAGAATGAAGTATCGAGAACAGCAGGCTTagcagaagatgaagtTCGTTTGCTGCGCGCATCCTTCTCAGCCCTAGAATCAAATGTGGGTAAATTTGACgacctcttcaaagtcgaCTTGTACTCCTGTTTGCTGTTCATGATCGGGGAAATCTTTGAATCAGACGCCCGGGAAGAGGTGATTCCCATCGTTTTACCCCTTTTAAAGTCCGTCTCACGAAACCTACTATCTGGAAGCCTGAATAGTTGTTTGATGCAGACTTTTTTCGAATCGATAAAAAAAGCTTTGTTTGACCAGGTACAGTTAACTAATCAATTGGCGATCTGCTTTATCCTGCTAGCAAATAACTATCCTTATTTCACTGAAAGTGATTTGAATAGGttcatttctttgattctATCGGGCCTGCGCAGTTCCGACACTCAAGCAATAACTATGCATGGCTTGAGGTCACTTGTTAACAAAGGAATGAGTCAGCACGCCTGCCGATACATCATTAGAAACCTGATCCTGGAGATTTTCAAATCCATTGGCAGAGAGGACACCCAGACTGTAGATCTGATGTTTGAGTTTGTTCAACATTTTGTCAAGCGAGTTCTGGACACTGAACCAAAGTCAGCACCAACAGCCATGGCTGTAATACTGTCATTGGAGCTCTTATACTGCGGAAAGGATGGAGTGCCAGATGAGAGAGTCGGAGGCAGAATGATGACACTCATAGCCATGGACAaggaaagcttcaagattgCGTCTAGCAGCCTTCTAGACGAAAAGCAAAGAGCTCGCATCGAGCACATCATAGAGAAATCCCCAGAATTTGGTAGCAGCGGCCCCTCAGGACGAAAAGCCGATCTATTGTTGAAAAACTTCGTTTGA